From one Mustela nigripes isolate SB6536 chromosome 16, MUSNIG.SB6536, whole genome shotgun sequence genomic stretch:
- the SREBF1 gene encoding sterol regulatory element-binding protein 1 isoform X4, with protein MDEPPFSEAALEQALAEPCELDAALLTDIEGEVGAVRRPAGQRPGRPEGAAGAGRGAMDCTFEDMLQLINNQDSDFPGLFDPPYAGGGAGSTGPASPDASTPGSLSPSPATMSSPLEGFLGGPKATPPPLSPPQPAPTSLKMYPSGPAFSPGPGIKEEPVPLTILQPPTPQPLPGSLLPQSFPAPAPPQFSSAPVLGYPSPTGGFSAGTPPGSTPQPLPGLPLASLPGVPPVSLHTQVQNAAPQQLLTATANPTAAPGTTTVTSQIQQVPVLLQPHFIKADSLLLTTMKTDMAATVKAAGISSLAPGTAVQTAPLQTLVSGGTILATVPLVVDAEKLPINRLAAGGKAPGSAQSRGEKRTAHNAIEKRYRSSINDKIVELKDLVVGTEAKLNKSAVLRKAIDYIRFLQQSNQKLKQENLSLRSAAHKSKSLKDLVSACGSGGNTDVPMEGMKPEVVDTLSPPPSDAGSPSQSSPLSLGGRSSGSGGSGSDSEPDSPVFEDSQVKPEQLLSPRSRGMLDRSRLALCALVFLCLSCNPLASLLGNRGLLSSSDVSSTYHGPGRNMLGAESGDGPGWAPWLLPPLVWLTNGLLVLVFLALLFVYGEPVTRPHSDPAVHFWRHRKQADLDLARGDFAQAAQQLWLALRALGRPLPTSHLDLACSLLWSLIRHLLQRLWVGRWLAGRAGGLHRDCALQADARASARDAALVYHKLHQLHTMGKYTGGHLAAANLALSALNLAECAGDTVSVATLAEIYVAAALRVKTSLPRALHFLTRFFLSSARQACLAQSGSVPLAMQWLCHPVGHRFFVDGDWAVCSTPRESLYSLAGNPVDPLAQVTQLFREHLLERALNCVVQPSPSPGSADGDREFSDALGYLQLLNSCSDAAGAPACSFSISSSMATATGTDPVAKWWASLTAVVTHWLRRDEEAAERLYPVVEHLPRALQESERPLPRAALHSFKAARAVLGRGKAESGPASLAICEKASGYLQDSLATTPAGSSIDKAMQLFLCDLLLVARTSLWRRQQPPAPTQTSQGPGAGAQASALELRGFQRDLSGLRRLAQSFRPAMRRVFLHEATARLMAGASPTRTHQLLDRSLRRRAGPCGKGAGAELEPRPTRREHAEALLLASCYLPPGFLSAPGQRVGMLAEAARTLEKLGDRRLLHDCQQMLMRLGGGTTVTSS; from the exons ATGGACGAGCCGCCCTTCAGCGAAGCGGCCTTGGAGCAGGCGCTGGCCGAGCCGTGCGAGCTGGACGCGGCCCTGCTGACCGACATCGAAG GTGAAGTCGGCGCGGTGCGGAGACCGGCAGGCCAGCGGCCGGGACGCCCCGAAGGGGCGGCGGGCGCGGGCCGCGGAGCCATGGATTGCACGTTCGAAG aCATGCTGCAGCTCATCAACAACCAAGACAGCGACTTCCCTGGCCTGTTCGACCCACCCTATGCCGGCGGCGGGGCAGGGAGCACAGGCCCTGCCAGTCCTGATGCCAGCACCCCGGGCAGCTTGTCCCCATCTCCTGCCACAATGAGCTCCCCACTCGAAGGCTTCCTGGGGGGACCCAAGGCGACACCTCCACCCttgtcccctccccagcctgcaccCACCTCCCTGAAGATGTACCCCTCTGGGCCTGCCTTCTCCCCGGGGCCTGGTATCAAGGAGGAGCCAGTGCCGCTGACTATCCTGCAGCCCCCAACCCCGCAGCCCCTGCCGGGGTCCCTCCTGCCCCAGAGCTTCCCGGCCCCAGCTCCACCACAGTTCAGCTCTGCCCCTGTCTTGGGCTATCCCAGCCCCACGGGAGGCTTCTCTGCAG GGACCCCTCCAGGGAGCACCCCGCAGCCGCTGCCTGGCCTGCCACTGGCTTCCCTGCCAGGGGTCCCGCCCGTCTCCTTGCACACCCAGGTCCAGAACGCGGCCCCCCAGCAGCTGTTGACGGCCACGGCCAACCCCACGGCAGCCCCTGGAACAACCACGGTGACCTCGCAGATCCAGCAGGTCCCG GTCCTGCTGCAGCCACACTTCATCAAGGCAGACTCGCTGCTCCTGACGACCATGAAAACAGACATGGCAGCCACTGTGAAGGCGGCGGGTATCAGCTCCCTGGCCCCTGGCACAGCTGTGCAGACGGCGCCCTTGCAG ACCCTGGTGAGCGGAGGAACCATCCTGGCGACAGTGCCACTGGTAGTGGATGCCGAAAAGCTGCCCATCAACCGGCTGGCGGCTGGTGGCAAGGCGCCGGGCTCTGCCCAGAGCCGTGGAGAGAAGCGCACGGCCCACAACGCCATTGAGAAGCGCTACCGTTCTTCCATCAACGACAAAATCGTCGAGCTCAAGGACCTGGTAGTGGGCACTGAGGCGAAG CTGAATAAGTCTGCCGTCTTGCGCAAGGCCATCGACTACATCCGCTTCCTACAACAGAGCAACCAGAAGCTCAAGCAAGAGAACCTGAGTCTCCGCTCTGCTGCCCACAAAAGCA AGTCTCTGAAGGATCTGGTCTCAGCCTGTGGCAGCGGAGGAAACACAGACGTGCCCATGGAGGGCATGAAGCCCGAGGTGGTAGACACACTGAGTCCGCCTCCCTCGGACGCTGGCTCGCCCTCTCAGAGCAGCCCCTTGTCCCTCGGAGGCAGGAGTAGTGGCAGTGGCGGCAGTGGAAGCGACTCGGAGCCCGACAGCCCAGTCTTTGAGGACAGCCAG GTGAAGCCCGAGCAGCTGCTGTCCCCCCGCAGCCGGGGCATGCTGGACCGCTCCCGGCTGGCCCTGTGTGCACTcgtcttcctctgcctttcctgcaACCCCTTGGCCTCCCTGCTGGGAAACCGGGGTCTCCTTAGCTCCTCAGATGTCAGCAGCACCTACCATGGTCCTGGCCGCAACATGCTGGGTGCTGAAAGCGGAG ACGGCCCTGGCTGGGCCCCATGGCTGCTGCCCCCACTGGTCTGGCTGACCAATGGGCTGCTGGTGCTGGTCTTCCTGGCGCTTCTCTTTGTCTATGGAGAGCCAGTCACGCGGCCCCACTCGGACCCTGCTGTGCACTTCTGGAGGCATCGCAAGCAGGCTGACCTGGACCTGGCCCGG GGGGACTTTGCCCAAGCTGCCCAGCAGTTGTGGCTGGCCCTGCGGGCCCTGGGCCGCCCGCTACCCACCTCCCACCTGGACCTGGCCTGCAGCCTGCTCTGGAGCCTTATCCGCCACCTGCTGCAGCGCCTCTGGGTGGGCCGCTGGCTGGCCGGCCGCGCTGGGGGCCTGCACAGGGACTGTGCCCTGCAGGCGGACGCCCGCGCCAGCGCCCGGGACGCCGCACTTGTCTACCACAAGCTGCACCAGCTGCACACCATGG GGAAGTACACGGGCGGGCACCTCGCTGCTGCCAACCTGGCCCTAAGCGCCCTGAACCTGGCAGAATGTGCAGGGGATACTGTGTCCGTGGCCACGCTGGCCGAGATCTATGTGGCCGCCGCGCTGAGGGTCAAGACCAGTCTCCCACGGGCCTTGCATTTTCTGACA cgcTTCTTCCTGAGTAGTGCCCGCCAGGCCTGCCTGGCACAGAGCGGCTCGGTGCCTCTTGCCATGCAGTGGCTGTGCCACCCCGTGGGCCACCGTTTCTTCGTGGACGGGGACTGGGCCGTGTGCAGCACCCCGAGGGAGAGCCTGTACAGCTTGGCCGGCAACCCAG TGGACCCATTGGCCCAGGTGACTCAGCTGTTCCGTGAGCATCTCCTGGAGCGAGCACTGAATTGTGTCGTTCAGCCCAGTCCCAGCCCTGGATCAGCTGATGGAGACAG GGAGTTCTCCGATGCCCTGGGGTACCTCCAGCTGCTCAACAGCTGTTCTGATGCCGCTGGGGCTCCGGcctgcagcttctccatcagctcCAGCATGGCCACTGCCACCG GCACAGACCCCGTGGCCAAGTGGTGGGCCTCCCTGACAGCTGTGGTAACCCACTGGCTGCGACGCGATGAGGAGGCGGCCGAGCGGCTATACCCGGTGGTGGAGCACCTGCCCCGTGCCCTGCAGGAGTCTGA GAGACCCCTGCCCAGGGCAGCTCTGCACTCCTTCAAGGCTGCCCGGGCTGTGCTAGGCCGCGGGAAAGCAGAGTCTGGCCCAGCTAGCCTGGCCATCTGTGAGAAGGCCAGTGGATACCTGCAGGACAGCCTGGCCACCACCCCAGCTGGCAGCTCCATCGACAAG gccATGCAGCTGTTCCTGTGTGACTTGCTCCTGGTGGCACGAACTAGCCTGTGGCGGCGCCAGCAGCCGCCTGCTCCCACCCAGACCTCGCAGGGCCCAGGCGCTGGGGCCCAGGCCTCTGCCCTCGAACTGCGCGGCTTCCAACGGGACCTGAGTGGCCTGAGGCGTCTGGCACAAAGTTTCCGGCCTGCCATGCGGAGG GTGTTCTTGCACGAGGCCACGGCCCGGCTGATGGCGGGGGCCAGCCCCACGAGGACACACCAGCTCCTGGACCGCAGTCTGCGGAGGAGGGCAGGACCCTGTGGCAAAG GCGCAGGGGCGGAGCTGGAACCGAGACCCACGCGGCGGGAGCACGCTGAGGCTCTGCTGCTGGCCTCCTGCTACTTGCCTCCCGGCTTCCTGTCGGCGCCGGGGCAGCGCGTGGGCATGCTGGCCGAGGCGGCGCGGACGCTCGAGAAGCTCGGCGATCGCCGCCTGCTGCACGACTGCCAGCAAATGCTCATGCGCCTGGGCGGCGGGACCACCGTCACCTCCAGCTAG
- the SREBF1 gene encoding sterol regulatory element-binding protein 1 isoform X1 → MDEPPFSEAALEQALAEPCELDAALLTDIEDMLQLINNQDSDFPGLFDPPYAGGGAGSTGPASPDASTPGSLSPSPATMSSPLEGFLGGPKATPPPLSPPQPAPTSLKMYPSGPAFSPGPGIKEEPVPLTILQPPTPQPLPGSLLPQSFPAPAPPQFSSAPVLGYPSPTGGFSAGTPPGSTPQPLPGLPLASLPGVPPVSLHTQVQNAAPQQLLTATANPTAAPGTTTVTSQIQQVPVLLQPHFIKADSLLLTTMKTDMAATVKAAGISSLAPGTAVQTAPLQTLVSGGTILATVPLVVDAEKLPINRLAAGGKAPGSAQSRGEKRTAHNAIEKRYRSSINDKIVELKDLVVGTEAKLNKSAVLRKAIDYIRFLQQSNQKLKQENLSLRSAAHKSKSLKDLVSACGSGGNTDVPMEGMKPEVVDTLSPPPSDAGSPSQSSPLSLGGRSSGSGGSGSDSEPDSPVFEDSQVKPEQLLSPRSRGMLDRSRLALCALVFLCLSCNPLASLLGNRGLLSSSDVSSTYHGPGRNMLGAESGDGPGWAPWLLPPLVWLTNGLLVLVFLALLFVYGEPVTRPHSDPAVHFWRHRKQADLDLARGDFAQAAQQLWLALRALGRPLPTSHLDLACSLLWSLIRHLLQRLWVGRWLAGRAGGLHRDCALQADARASARDAALVYHKLHQLHTMGKYTGGHLAAANLALSALNLAECAGDTVSVATLAEIYVAAALRVKTSLPRALHFLTRFFLSSARQACLAQSGSVPLAMQWLCHPVGHRFFVDGDWAVCSTPRESLYSLAGNPVDPLAQVTQLFREHLLERALNCVVQPSPSPGSADGDREFSDALGYLQLLNSCSDAAGAPACSFSISSSMATATGTDPVAKWWASLTAVVTHWLRRDEEAAERLYPVVEHLPRALQESERPLPRAALHSFKAARAVLGRGKAESGPASLAICEKASGYLQDSLATTPAGSSIDKAMQLFLCDLLLVARTSLWRRQQPPAPTQTSQGPGAGAQASALELRGFQRDLSGLRRLAQSFRPAMRRVFLHEATARLMAGASPTRTHQLLDRSLRRRAGPCGKGAGAELEPRPTRREHAEALLLASCYLPPGFLSAPGQRVGMLAEAARTLEKLGDRRLLHDCQQMLMRLGGGTTVTSS, encoded by the exons ATGGACGAGCCGCCCTTCAGCGAAGCGGCCTTGGAGCAGGCGCTGGCCGAGCCGTGCGAGCTGGACGCGGCCCTGCTGACCGACATCGAAG aCATGCTGCAGCTCATCAACAACCAAGACAGCGACTTCCCTGGCCTGTTCGACCCACCCTATGCCGGCGGCGGGGCAGGGAGCACAGGCCCTGCCAGTCCTGATGCCAGCACCCCGGGCAGCTTGTCCCCATCTCCTGCCACAATGAGCTCCCCACTCGAAGGCTTCCTGGGGGGACCCAAGGCGACACCTCCACCCttgtcccctccccagcctgcaccCACCTCCCTGAAGATGTACCCCTCTGGGCCTGCCTTCTCCCCGGGGCCTGGTATCAAGGAGGAGCCAGTGCCGCTGACTATCCTGCAGCCCCCAACCCCGCAGCCCCTGCCGGGGTCCCTCCTGCCCCAGAGCTTCCCGGCCCCAGCTCCACCACAGTTCAGCTCTGCCCCTGTCTTGGGCTATCCCAGCCCCACGGGAGGCTTCTCTGCAG GGACCCCTCCAGGGAGCACCCCGCAGCCGCTGCCTGGCCTGCCACTGGCTTCCCTGCCAGGGGTCCCGCCCGTCTCCTTGCACACCCAGGTCCAGAACGCGGCCCCCCAGCAGCTGTTGACGGCCACGGCCAACCCCACGGCAGCCCCTGGAACAACCACGGTGACCTCGCAGATCCAGCAGGTCCCG GTCCTGCTGCAGCCACACTTCATCAAGGCAGACTCGCTGCTCCTGACGACCATGAAAACAGACATGGCAGCCACTGTGAAGGCGGCGGGTATCAGCTCCCTGGCCCCTGGCACAGCTGTGCAGACGGCGCCCTTGCAG ACCCTGGTGAGCGGAGGAACCATCCTGGCGACAGTGCCACTGGTAGTGGATGCCGAAAAGCTGCCCATCAACCGGCTGGCGGCTGGTGGCAAGGCGCCGGGCTCTGCCCAGAGCCGTGGAGAGAAGCGCACGGCCCACAACGCCATTGAGAAGCGCTACCGTTCTTCCATCAACGACAAAATCGTCGAGCTCAAGGACCTGGTAGTGGGCACTGAGGCGAAG CTGAATAAGTCTGCCGTCTTGCGCAAGGCCATCGACTACATCCGCTTCCTACAACAGAGCAACCAGAAGCTCAAGCAAGAGAACCTGAGTCTCCGCTCTGCTGCCCACAAAAGCA AGTCTCTGAAGGATCTGGTCTCAGCCTGTGGCAGCGGAGGAAACACAGACGTGCCCATGGAGGGCATGAAGCCCGAGGTGGTAGACACACTGAGTCCGCCTCCCTCGGACGCTGGCTCGCCCTCTCAGAGCAGCCCCTTGTCCCTCGGAGGCAGGAGTAGTGGCAGTGGCGGCAGTGGAAGCGACTCGGAGCCCGACAGCCCAGTCTTTGAGGACAGCCAG GTGAAGCCCGAGCAGCTGCTGTCCCCCCGCAGCCGGGGCATGCTGGACCGCTCCCGGCTGGCCCTGTGTGCACTcgtcttcctctgcctttcctgcaACCCCTTGGCCTCCCTGCTGGGAAACCGGGGTCTCCTTAGCTCCTCAGATGTCAGCAGCACCTACCATGGTCCTGGCCGCAACATGCTGGGTGCTGAAAGCGGAG ACGGCCCTGGCTGGGCCCCATGGCTGCTGCCCCCACTGGTCTGGCTGACCAATGGGCTGCTGGTGCTGGTCTTCCTGGCGCTTCTCTTTGTCTATGGAGAGCCAGTCACGCGGCCCCACTCGGACCCTGCTGTGCACTTCTGGAGGCATCGCAAGCAGGCTGACCTGGACCTGGCCCGG GGGGACTTTGCCCAAGCTGCCCAGCAGTTGTGGCTGGCCCTGCGGGCCCTGGGCCGCCCGCTACCCACCTCCCACCTGGACCTGGCCTGCAGCCTGCTCTGGAGCCTTATCCGCCACCTGCTGCAGCGCCTCTGGGTGGGCCGCTGGCTGGCCGGCCGCGCTGGGGGCCTGCACAGGGACTGTGCCCTGCAGGCGGACGCCCGCGCCAGCGCCCGGGACGCCGCACTTGTCTACCACAAGCTGCACCAGCTGCACACCATGG GGAAGTACACGGGCGGGCACCTCGCTGCTGCCAACCTGGCCCTAAGCGCCCTGAACCTGGCAGAATGTGCAGGGGATACTGTGTCCGTGGCCACGCTGGCCGAGATCTATGTGGCCGCCGCGCTGAGGGTCAAGACCAGTCTCCCACGGGCCTTGCATTTTCTGACA cgcTTCTTCCTGAGTAGTGCCCGCCAGGCCTGCCTGGCACAGAGCGGCTCGGTGCCTCTTGCCATGCAGTGGCTGTGCCACCCCGTGGGCCACCGTTTCTTCGTGGACGGGGACTGGGCCGTGTGCAGCACCCCGAGGGAGAGCCTGTACAGCTTGGCCGGCAACCCAG TGGACCCATTGGCCCAGGTGACTCAGCTGTTCCGTGAGCATCTCCTGGAGCGAGCACTGAATTGTGTCGTTCAGCCCAGTCCCAGCCCTGGATCAGCTGATGGAGACAG GGAGTTCTCCGATGCCCTGGGGTACCTCCAGCTGCTCAACAGCTGTTCTGATGCCGCTGGGGCTCCGGcctgcagcttctccatcagctcCAGCATGGCCACTGCCACCG GCACAGACCCCGTGGCCAAGTGGTGGGCCTCCCTGACAGCTGTGGTAACCCACTGGCTGCGACGCGATGAGGAGGCGGCCGAGCGGCTATACCCGGTGGTGGAGCACCTGCCCCGTGCCCTGCAGGAGTCTGA GAGACCCCTGCCCAGGGCAGCTCTGCACTCCTTCAAGGCTGCCCGGGCTGTGCTAGGCCGCGGGAAAGCAGAGTCTGGCCCAGCTAGCCTGGCCATCTGTGAGAAGGCCAGTGGATACCTGCAGGACAGCCTGGCCACCACCCCAGCTGGCAGCTCCATCGACAAG gccATGCAGCTGTTCCTGTGTGACTTGCTCCTGGTGGCACGAACTAGCCTGTGGCGGCGCCAGCAGCCGCCTGCTCCCACCCAGACCTCGCAGGGCCCAGGCGCTGGGGCCCAGGCCTCTGCCCTCGAACTGCGCGGCTTCCAACGGGACCTGAGTGGCCTGAGGCGTCTGGCACAAAGTTTCCGGCCTGCCATGCGGAGG GTGTTCTTGCACGAGGCCACGGCCCGGCTGATGGCGGGGGCCAGCCCCACGAGGACACACCAGCTCCTGGACCGCAGTCTGCGGAGGAGGGCAGGACCCTGTGGCAAAG GCGCAGGGGCGGAGCTGGAACCGAGACCCACGCGGCGGGAGCACGCTGAGGCTCTGCTGCTGGCCTCCTGCTACTTGCCTCCCGGCTTCCTGTCGGCGCCGGGGCAGCGCGTGGGCATGCTGGCCGAGGCGGCGCGGACGCTCGAGAAGCTCGGCGATCGCCGCCTGCTGCACGACTGCCAGCAAATGCTCATGCGCCTGGGCGGCGGGACCACCGTCACCTCCAGCTAG
- the SREBF1 gene encoding sterol regulatory element-binding protein 1 isoform X5, translating to MDEPPFSEAALEQALAEPCELDAALLTDIEDMLQLINNQDSDFPGLFDPPYAGGGAGSTGPASPDASTPGSLSPSPATMSSPLEGFLGGPKATPPPLSPPQPAPTSLKMYPSGPAFSPGPGIKEEPVPLTILQPPTPQPLPGSLLPQSFPAPAPPQFSSAPVLGYPSPTGGFSAGTPPGSTPQPLPGLPLASLPGVPPVSLHTQVQNAAPQQLLTATANPTAAPGTTTVTSQIQQVPVLLQPHFIKADSLLLTTMKTDMAATVKAAGISSLAPGTAVQTAPLQTLVSGGTILATVPLVVDAEKLPINRLAAGGKAPGSAQSRGEKRTAHNAIEKRYRSSINDKIVELKDLVVGTEAKLNKSAVLRKAIDYIRFLQQSNQKLKQENLSLRSAAHKSKSLKDLVSACGSGGNTDVPMEGMKPEVVDTLSPPPSDAGSPSQSSPLSLGGRSSGSGGSGSDSEPDSPVFEDSQVKPEQLLSPRSRGMLDRSRLALCALVFLCLSCNPLASLLGNRGLLSSSDVSSTYHGPGRNMLGAESGDGPGWAPWLLPPLVWLTNGLLVLVFLALLFVYGEPVTRPHSDPAVHFWRHRKQADLDLARGDFAQAAQQLWLALRALGRPLPTSHLDLACSLLWSLIRHLLQRLWVGRWLAGRAGGLHRDCALQADARASARDAALVYHKLHQLHTMGKYTGGHLAAANLALSALNLAECAGDTVSVATLAEIYVAAALRVKTSLPRALHFLTRFFLSSARQACLAQSGSVPLAMQWLCHPVGHRFFVDGDWAVCSTPRESLYSLAGNPVDPLAQVTQLFREHLLERALNCVVQPSPSPGSADGDREFSDALGYLQLLNSCSDAAGAPACSFSISSSMATATGTDPVAKWWASLTAVVTHWLRRDEEAAERLYPVVEHLPRALQESERPLPRAALHSFKAARAVLGRGKAESGPASLAICEKASGYLQDSLATTPAGSSIDKAMQLFLCDLLLVARTSLWRRQQPPAPTQTSQGPGAGAQASALELRGFQRDLSGLRRLAQSFRPAMRRAQGRSWNRDPRGGSTLRLCCWPPATCLPASCRRRGSAWACWPRRRGRSRSSAIAACCTTASKCSCAWAAGPPSPPARSLSAAPVGLVCRAGASTAKGSAGDPRCPVHGPPMYCTVSWADGRYSGAFAAS from the exons ATGGACGAGCCGCCCTTCAGCGAAGCGGCCTTGGAGCAGGCGCTGGCCGAGCCGTGCGAGCTGGACGCGGCCCTGCTGACCGACATCGAAG aCATGCTGCAGCTCATCAACAACCAAGACAGCGACTTCCCTGGCCTGTTCGACCCACCCTATGCCGGCGGCGGGGCAGGGAGCACAGGCCCTGCCAGTCCTGATGCCAGCACCCCGGGCAGCTTGTCCCCATCTCCTGCCACAATGAGCTCCCCACTCGAAGGCTTCCTGGGGGGACCCAAGGCGACACCTCCACCCttgtcccctccccagcctgcaccCACCTCCCTGAAGATGTACCCCTCTGGGCCTGCCTTCTCCCCGGGGCCTGGTATCAAGGAGGAGCCAGTGCCGCTGACTATCCTGCAGCCCCCAACCCCGCAGCCCCTGCCGGGGTCCCTCCTGCCCCAGAGCTTCCCGGCCCCAGCTCCACCACAGTTCAGCTCTGCCCCTGTCTTGGGCTATCCCAGCCCCACGGGAGGCTTCTCTGCAG GGACCCCTCCAGGGAGCACCCCGCAGCCGCTGCCTGGCCTGCCACTGGCTTCCCTGCCAGGGGTCCCGCCCGTCTCCTTGCACACCCAGGTCCAGAACGCGGCCCCCCAGCAGCTGTTGACGGCCACGGCCAACCCCACGGCAGCCCCTGGAACAACCACGGTGACCTCGCAGATCCAGCAGGTCCCG GTCCTGCTGCAGCCACACTTCATCAAGGCAGACTCGCTGCTCCTGACGACCATGAAAACAGACATGGCAGCCACTGTGAAGGCGGCGGGTATCAGCTCCCTGGCCCCTGGCACAGCTGTGCAGACGGCGCCCTTGCAG ACCCTGGTGAGCGGAGGAACCATCCTGGCGACAGTGCCACTGGTAGTGGATGCCGAAAAGCTGCCCATCAACCGGCTGGCGGCTGGTGGCAAGGCGCCGGGCTCTGCCCAGAGCCGTGGAGAGAAGCGCACGGCCCACAACGCCATTGAGAAGCGCTACCGTTCTTCCATCAACGACAAAATCGTCGAGCTCAAGGACCTGGTAGTGGGCACTGAGGCGAAG CTGAATAAGTCTGCCGTCTTGCGCAAGGCCATCGACTACATCCGCTTCCTACAACAGAGCAACCAGAAGCTCAAGCAAGAGAACCTGAGTCTCCGCTCTGCTGCCCACAAAAGCA AGTCTCTGAAGGATCTGGTCTCAGCCTGTGGCAGCGGAGGAAACACAGACGTGCCCATGGAGGGCATGAAGCCCGAGGTGGTAGACACACTGAGTCCGCCTCCCTCGGACGCTGGCTCGCCCTCTCAGAGCAGCCCCTTGTCCCTCGGAGGCAGGAGTAGTGGCAGTGGCGGCAGTGGAAGCGACTCGGAGCCCGACAGCCCAGTCTTTGAGGACAGCCAG GTGAAGCCCGAGCAGCTGCTGTCCCCCCGCAGCCGGGGCATGCTGGACCGCTCCCGGCTGGCCCTGTGTGCACTcgtcttcctctgcctttcctgcaACCCCTTGGCCTCCCTGCTGGGAAACCGGGGTCTCCTTAGCTCCTCAGATGTCAGCAGCACCTACCATGGTCCTGGCCGCAACATGCTGGGTGCTGAAAGCGGAG ACGGCCCTGGCTGGGCCCCATGGCTGCTGCCCCCACTGGTCTGGCTGACCAATGGGCTGCTGGTGCTGGTCTTCCTGGCGCTTCTCTTTGTCTATGGAGAGCCAGTCACGCGGCCCCACTCGGACCCTGCTGTGCACTTCTGGAGGCATCGCAAGCAGGCTGACCTGGACCTGGCCCGG GGGGACTTTGCCCAAGCTGCCCAGCAGTTGTGGCTGGCCCTGCGGGCCCTGGGCCGCCCGCTACCCACCTCCCACCTGGACCTGGCCTGCAGCCTGCTCTGGAGCCTTATCCGCCACCTGCTGCAGCGCCTCTGGGTGGGCCGCTGGCTGGCCGGCCGCGCTGGGGGCCTGCACAGGGACTGTGCCCTGCAGGCGGACGCCCGCGCCAGCGCCCGGGACGCCGCACTTGTCTACCACAAGCTGCACCAGCTGCACACCATGG GGAAGTACACGGGCGGGCACCTCGCTGCTGCCAACCTGGCCCTAAGCGCCCTGAACCTGGCAGAATGTGCAGGGGATACTGTGTCCGTGGCCACGCTGGCCGAGATCTATGTGGCCGCCGCGCTGAGGGTCAAGACCAGTCTCCCACGGGCCTTGCATTTTCTGACA cgcTTCTTCCTGAGTAGTGCCCGCCAGGCCTGCCTGGCACAGAGCGGCTCGGTGCCTCTTGCCATGCAGTGGCTGTGCCACCCCGTGGGCCACCGTTTCTTCGTGGACGGGGACTGGGCCGTGTGCAGCACCCCGAGGGAGAGCCTGTACAGCTTGGCCGGCAACCCAG TGGACCCATTGGCCCAGGTGACTCAGCTGTTCCGTGAGCATCTCCTGGAGCGAGCACTGAATTGTGTCGTTCAGCCCAGTCCCAGCCCTGGATCAGCTGATGGAGACAG GGAGTTCTCCGATGCCCTGGGGTACCTCCAGCTGCTCAACAGCTGTTCTGATGCCGCTGGGGCTCCGGcctgcagcttctccatcagctcCAGCATGGCCACTGCCACCG GCACAGACCCCGTGGCCAAGTGGTGGGCCTCCCTGACAGCTGTGGTAACCCACTGGCTGCGACGCGATGAGGAGGCGGCCGAGCGGCTATACCCGGTGGTGGAGCACCTGCCCCGTGCCCTGCAGGAGTCTGA GAGACCCCTGCCCAGGGCAGCTCTGCACTCCTTCAAGGCTGCCCGGGCTGTGCTAGGCCGCGGGAAAGCAGAGTCTGGCCCAGCTAGCCTGGCCATCTGTGAGAAGGCCAGTGGATACCTGCAGGACAGCCTGGCCACCACCCCAGCTGGCAGCTCCATCGACAAG gccATGCAGCTGTTCCTGTGTGACTTGCTCCTGGTGGCACGAACTAGCCTGTGGCGGCGCCAGCAGCCGCCTGCTCCCACCCAGACCTCGCAGGGCCCAGGCGCTGGGGCCCAGGCCTCTGCCCTCGAACTGCGCGGCTTCCAACGGGACCTGAGTGGCCTGAGGCGTCTGGCACAAAGTTTCCGGCCTGCCATGCGGAGG GCGCAGGGGCGGAGCTGGAACCGAGACCCACGCGGCGGGAGCACGCTGAGGCTCTGCTGCTGGCCTCCTGCTACTTGCCTCCCGGCTTCCTGTCGGCGCCGGGGCAGCGCGTGGGCATGCTGGCCGAGGCGGCGCGGACGCTCGAGAAGCTCGGCGATCGCCGCCTGCTGCACGACTGCCAGCAAATGCTCATGCGCCTGGGCGGCGGGACCACCGTCACCTCCAGCTAGATCCCTGTCGGCGGCCCCAGTGGGGCTTGTGTGCCGGGCCGGAGCCTCGACGGCCAAAGGCAGTGCTGGAGACCCCAGGTGTCCTGTCCACGGTCCACCCATGTACTGCACTGTCTCCTGGGCGGATGGGAGGTACTCAGGGGCTTTTGCTGCCTCTTGA